From the genome of Pseudomonas helvetica:
GCCCGTGACCAGCGCCGTGCGCCCCGCCAACGGGCGAGTCCAGTCCTGGACCTGAGTGTCGCAAGCATTCAGCCGCACAACCTGTCCCGAGACATAAGCACTCTTTGGCGAGAGGAAAAACCGCAGCGCCCCTTCGAGTTGGCCTTCAGCCCCGGCGCCGACATACAGCAACTGCAAGGTGCCGCCACTGCGCAACTCTTTGGCCAGCGAGCGACTGAAGCCTTCGAGTGCACGTTGGGCACTGGCGGCGAACGGGTCACTCAAGGTTTCCGGTGCGCGCCCGAAAATCACCAGATGGGCGCTGTGCTCGAGGTTTTTCATCAACGGCTGGAAGAACTCACGCAGCTGCTTGAGCTGCCCGGTCTGCATCAGGTCACTGGCGTCGAACACCACGGCCTTGAGCTTGGGACCGTGGCCCGGAATCCATGCCTGGGCCAGCAAGGGTTCAGGGCCGTAGCTGTAAATCTGCTCGGTGAGTTTGTTGGCGAACGCGCTGACGTTCTGTGACAGCGGGCCGCCACCGATCAACAGCGCGCCATTGACGGGCCGCAGGCGACCGGCCTCCCAGCGTTCCAGACGAACCGGCGACGGCAGGCCAAGGGCCCCGACCAGGCGGTGGCCGAGGGCCGAATTGGCGAAGTCGATATAGCGGTCAGACATGGAAGGCTCTCCGGCAGTGGGGGTTCAAGGTGTGGACCATGAATCGCGATCAGTCGTTCGACCCACGAGATAAGGCCTACGCTTGTGGGTTATGCCTTTCACAGAATAGGAGCTTTTCATGACTCAGTTGCGCCGCGTTGCGATCATCGGCGGTAATCGCATTCCTTTTGCTCGCTCCAACGGGCCGTATGCCACTGCCAGTAATCAGTCAATGCTGACGGCGGCGCTCGAAGGCTTGATCGAACGCTACAACCTGCATGGCCTGCGCATGGGCGAAGTGGTGGCGGGGGCGGTACTCAAGCTTTCCCGGGACCTCAACTTGACCCGCGAATGTGTGCTCGGCTCGCGACTGTCACCGACCACCCCGGCCTATGACATTCAGCAGGCCTGCGGCAGCGGGCTGGAAGCGGCGTTGCTGGTGGCGAACAAGATTGCCCTGGGGCAGATCGACTGCGGCATTGCCGGTGGTGTCGACACCACATCCGATGCGCCGATCAGTGTCAGCGACGGCTTGCGCAAGATTCTGCTGCAAGCCAATCGTGCCAAGAGCACCGGCGACAAGCTGAAGACTTTCCTGCAATTGCGTCCCCGGCATTTGATCCCCGAGTTTCCGCGTAACGGCGAACCGCGTACGGGGCTATCGATGGGGCAGCATTGCGAGTTGATGGCGCAGACCTGGAACATTCCCCGTGCCGAGCAGGATCAGCTGGCGCTGGAAAGCCACCAGAAAATGGCCGCGGCCTACGCCGAGGGCTGGCAGAACGATCTGATGACCCCGTTCCTCGGCCTGACCCGCGACAACAACCTGCGCCCGGACGTGACGCTGGAAAAACTCGCGTCGTTGAAACAGGCATTCGACAAGAGCGACAAAGGCACGCTCACCGCCGGCAACTCGACACCGCTGACCGATGGCGCGTCGCTGGTGCTGCTCGGCAGTGAGGAGTGGGCGAAAGAGCGCGGCCTGCCGATCCTCGCTTACTGGCGCGACGGCGAAGCGGCAGCGGTGGATTTCGTCAACGGCGCCGAAGGATTGCTGATGGCGCCGGTCTACGCCGTGCCGCGTTTGCTGGCACGCAACGGCCTG
Proteins encoded in this window:
- a CDS encoding acetyl-CoA C-acetyltransferase, with amino-acid sequence MTQLRRVAIIGGNRIPFARSNGPYATASNQSMLTAALEGLIERYNLHGLRMGEVVAGAVLKLSRDLNLTRECVLGSRLSPTTPAYDIQQACGSGLEAALLVANKIALGQIDCGIAGGVDTTSDAPISVSDGLRKILLQANRAKSTGDKLKTFLQLRPRHLIPEFPRNGEPRTGLSMGQHCELMAQTWNIPRAEQDQLALESHQKMAAAYAEGWQNDLMTPFLGLTRDNNLRPDVTLEKLASLKQAFDKSDKGTLTAGNSTPLTDGASLVLLGSEEWAKERGLPILAYWRDGEAAAVDFVNGAEGLLMAPVYAVPRLLARNGLTLQDFDYYEIHEAFAAQVLCTLKAWEDPDYCKNRLGLDAALGSIDRSRLNVKGSSLAAGHPFAATGGRIVANLAKLLDAAGKGRGLISICAAGGQGVTAIIER